One stretch of Bacteroidales bacterium DNA includes these proteins:
- the rsgA gene encoding ribosome small subunit-dependent GTPase A, whose product MEKGVVVKSTGSWYIVKKDDNVFVEAKLKGRLRIEGIKSTNPVVVGDRVILDSGNQGEWSVSDIEPRKNYLIRRATNLSKQSHIIAANVDDAFLVITFRMPETPMEFIDRFLVSSEAYRIPVCLVFNKIDLYSSKELKQIEQIEDIYRKIGYPTIKTSVTDGTGIDEFSQMLKGKVSVISGLSGVGKSSLINKVDPALSLKIGDISEYHRSGKHTTTFAEMLELKSGGYIIDTPGIRGFGLVHIRKEELYHFFPEIFKVSSACSFHNCLHVGEPGCAVIHAVDEGEISASRYNSYVNMMEDPQNKYR is encoded by the coding sequence TTGGAAAAAGGAGTAGTAGTAAAATCAACGGGGAGTTGGTATATCGTAAAAAAAGATGATAATGTCTTTGTTGAGGCTAAGTTGAAAGGGCGTCTCCGCATAGAAGGGATCAAAAGTACCAATCCGGTGGTGGTGGGTGATCGGGTAATTCTTGATTCCGGAAATCAGGGAGAGTGGTCCGTATCTGATATTGAACCGCGTAAGAATTATCTTATCCGTAGGGCTACCAATCTGTCCAAGCAATCTCATATTATTGCTGCAAATGTAGATGATGCTTTTTTAGTGATTACTTTCAGGATGCCCGAAACTCCTATGGAATTTATTGACCGGTTCCTGGTTTCCTCCGAAGCTTATCGGATACCTGTATGCCTGGTTTTCAATAAGATTGATCTTTATTCATCAAAGGAGTTAAAACAAATAGAACAAATTGAAGATATTTATCGTAAAATAGGATACCCGACCATAAAAACATCTGTAACGGATGGGACAGGCATTGACGAATTTAGCCAAATGTTAAAAGGAAAAGTATCTGTGATTTCAGGATTATCAGGAGTGGGAAAATCATCATTGATCAACAAAGTTGATCCTGCCTTATCTTTGAAAATAGGTGATATATCAGAATATCATCGTAGTGGTAAGCACACCACAACTTTTGCGGAGATGCTGGAATTAAAATCAGGAGGATATATTATTGATACACCGGGTATCAGGGGGTTTGGACTGGTGCATATCCGGAAAGAAGAGCTATATCACTTTTTCCCTGAGATATTCAAAGTTTCTTCAGCATGTTCTTTTCATAATTGCCTGCATGTGGGAGAACCGGGATGTGCGGTAATTCATGCAGTTGATGAAGGTGAAATCAGTGCGAGCCGTTATAATAGTTATGTGAATATGATGGAAGACCCGCAAAATAAATATCGTTGA